One region of Salvia splendens isolate huo1 unplaced genomic scaffold, SspV2 ctg74, whole genome shotgun sequence genomic DNA includes:
- the LOC121791157 gene encoding uncharacterized hydrolase YugF-like — translation MARSLSLTGSADFLYRSFFSYSGLRSTKTDLQEGTVMHCWVPKSHKASKPNLMLVHGFGANAMWQYGDLLHHLMPRYNVYVPDLLFFGESWTRRPDRSEDFQAQCLMRLMEAHGVARLSVVGISYGGFVSYSMAAQFPEMVEKVVVCCSGVCLEEKDLKEGLFEVADLEEVASILMPQTPQKLRELIKFAFAKPVKGVPSCFLSDYIHVFCTEFLAQKKELIHALTADRKLDRIPKIEQPTLIIWGEQDKIFPLELGFRLQRHIGDNARIKVIKNAGHALNIEKPREFAKHLKAFLIEDSSSPRSNWNWS, via the exons atggcCCGTAGCCTGAGCCTGACCGGATCGGCGGACTTTCTGTACCGGAGCTTCTTCTCATACTCGGGGCTCCGGTCGACGAAAACGGATCTGCAAGAGGGTACGGTGATGCACTGCTGGGTCCCGAAGAGCCATAAGGCGTCGAAGCCGAACCTGATGCTGGTCCATGGCTTCGGCGCCAACGCCATGTGGCAGTACGGCGACCTCCTCCACCACCTCATGCCCCGCTACAACGTCTACGTCCCCGACCTCCTCTTCTTCGGGGAGTCGTGGACGCGACGCCCTGACCGCTCTGAAGACTTTCAAGCGCAGTGCCTGATGCGCCTGATGGAGGCGCACGGGGTGGCTAGGCTGAGCGTGGTGGGGATCAGCTACGGCGGCTTCGTCAGCTACAGCATGGCGGCGCAGTTCCCGGAGATGgtggagaaggtggtggtgtGCTGCTCCGGGGTGTGCCTGGAGGAGAAGGATCTCAAGGAGGGGCTGTTCGAGGTGGCGGATCTGGAGGAGGTGGCCAGCATTCTCATGCCGCAGACGCCGCAGAAGCTCAGGGAGTTGATCAAGTTCGCCTTTGCCAAGCCGGTCAAGGGCGTCCCTTCTTGCTTCCTCTCCGATTATATCCAC GTTTTCTGTACAGAATTTCTTGCTCAGAAAAAAGAACTAATTCATGCTTTAACTGCCGACAGAAAGCTAGACAGAATACCCAAGATCGAACAG CCAACGTTGATCATATGGGGAGAGCAGGACAAAATATTCCCACTGGAGTTGGGATTCAGACTCCAAAG GCACATAGGTGACAATGCAAGAATTAAAGTGATAAAGAATGCTGGACATGCTTTGAACATTGAAAAACCAAGGGAGTTTGCTAAGCATTTGAAAGCATTTTTAATTGAAGATAGTTCTAGCCCAAGATCAAATTGGAATTGGAGTTAA